Proteins encoded together in one Lathyrus oleraceus cultivar Zhongwan6 chromosome 5, CAAS_Psat_ZW6_1.0, whole genome shotgun sequence window:
- the LOC127088351 gene encoding coatomer subunit gamma-2, which produces MAQQLAKKDDDRDDEADYSPFTGIEKGSVLQEARVFNDPQLDARRCSQVITKLLYLLNQGETFTKTEATEVFFAVTKLFQSRDMGLRRMVYLMIKEISPSADEVIIVTSSLMKDMNSKIDMYKANAIRVLCRITDGTLLTQIERYIKQAIVDKNPVVASAALVSGIHLLQTNPEIVKRWSNEVQEAVQSRAALVQFHALGLLHQIRQNDRLAVSKLVSSLTRGTVRSPLAQCLLIRYTSQVIHESGNNTQSGDRPFYDYLESCLRHKSEMVIFEAARAITELNGVTSRELTPAITVLQLFLSSSKPVLRFAAVRTLNKVAMIHPTSVTNCNIDMESLISDQNRSIATLAITTLLKTGNESSVDRLMKQITNFMSDIADEFKIVVVEAIRSLCQKFPLKYRSLMNFLSNILREEGGFEYKKAIVDSIVILIREIPDAKETGLLHLCEFIEDCEFTYLSTQILHFLGIEGPKTSDPSKYIRFIYNRVHLENATVRAGAVSTLAKFGAAVDALKPRIFVLLRRCLFDSDDEVRDRATLYLNTIGGDGSVVETDNAVKDFLFGPFDIPLVNLETSLKNYEPSEEAFDIDSVPKEVKSQPLAEKKAAGKKPTGLGAPPSAPSSTADAYQRMLSSIPEFANFGSLFKSSASVELTEPETEYAVNVIKHIFDRHVVFQYNCTNTIPEQLLEHVIVFVDSSEADEFTEVFSKPLKSLPYDSPGQIFVAFEKPEGVLTLGKFSNVLKFIVKEVDPTTGEADDDGVEDEYQLEDLEIVSADYMLKVGVSNFRNAWESMSPDFERVDEYGLGPRESLAEAVNTVTNLLGLQPCEGTEVVPPNSRSHTCLLSGVFIGNIKVLVRLSFGLDGPKDVAMKLSVRSEDETVSDAIHEIVASG; this is translated from the exons ATGGCTCAGCAACTCGCCAAGAAGGACGATGACCGCGACGATGAAG CCGACTACTCCCCTTTCACGGGAATTGAAAAGGGGTCGGTTCTTCAGGAGGCAAGGGTTTTTAATGATCCACAACTAGATGCTAGGAGATGTTCACAG GTTATTACAAAGCTCCTATACCTACTGAATCAGGGAGAGACATTTACAAAG ACCGAAGCCACAGAAGTTTTCTTTGCTGTGACTAAGCTTTTCCAGTCTAGAGATATGGGATTAAGGAGAATGGTCTACCTGATGATAAAGGAGATCTCTCCCTCTGCAGATGAG GTTATTATTGTCACAAGCTCTCTTATGAAGGACATGAATAGCAAGATTGATATGTATAAGGCAAATGCCATTCGAGTGCTTTGTCGTATTACAGACGGAACCCTTCTTACCCAAATTGAACGGTATATAAAACAAGCTATTGTAGATAAGAATCCAGTTGTTGCAAGTGCTGCCTTAGTTAGTGGCATTCATCTACTCCAG ACGAATCCTGAAATTGTAAAAAGGTGGAGTAATGAGGTTCAGGAAGCTGTTCAATCAAGAGCAGCTCTTGTTCAGTTTCATGCACTGGGTTTGCTACACCAG ATACGACAGAATGACCGGCTAGCTGTTAGCAAGCTTGTTAGCAGCTTGACAAGGGGAACTGTTCGCTCACCTTTAGCTCAGTGCCTGTTGATTCGCTACACAAGTCAG GTTATCCACGAATCAGGAAATAATACACAGTCAGGGGACCGCCCCTTCTATGATTATCTTGAGAGTTGCCTTCGTCACAAATCAGAGATGGTGATTTTTGAAGCTGCCAGGGCTATTACAGAGCTCAATGGTGTAACAAGCCGAGAATTAACTCCAGCAATTACTGTTCTTCAGTTATTCTTAAGTTCTTCTAAGCCAGTTTTAAGATTTGCTGCTGTCCGCACCTTGAACAAG GTGGCAATGATACACCCAACATCAGTCACTAACTGCAACATTGACATGGAAAGTTTAATATCTGACCAGAATAGAAGCATCGCCACACTTGCTATTACTACACTTTTGAAGACAGGAAATGAATCAAGTGTGGACCGTCTTATGAAACAAATTACAAATTTCATGTCTGATATTGCTGATGAGTTCAAAATTGTAGTTGTTGAAGCAATAAGATCATTGTGCCAGAAGTTCCCGTTAAAATATAGATCTCT GATGAACTTCCTGAGTAACATTCTTAGGGAAGAGGGTGGTTTTGAGTACAAGAAGGCAATTGTAGATTCAATTGTGATTCTCATTAGAGAAATCCCAGATGCAAAGGAAACTGGGTTGCTTCATCTCTGTGAGTTCATTGAAGATTGCGAATTCACTTATCTGTCTACACAG ATACTACACTTCCTAGGAATTGAAGGGCCAAAAACATCAGACCCCAGCAAATATATTCGTTTCATTTATAATAGAGTGCATCTTGAGAATGCAACAGTTAGGGCCGGTGCTGTGAGCACACTGGCAAAGTTTGGTGCTGCAGTTGATGCATTAAAG CCACGCATATTTGTTCTGCTGAGGCGATGTCTTTTTGACAGTGACGATGAG GTCCGTGATAGAGCAACCCTTTATCTAAACACAATTGGAGGTGATGGTTCTGTTGTTGAGACTGATAATGCTGTAAAGGACTTCCTGTTTGGGCCATTTGATATCCCACTTGTCAATCTGGAGACTAGTTTGAAAAATTAT GAGCCTTCAGAAGAGGCTTTTGACATTGACTCTGTGCCCAAGGAAGTCAAATCTCAGCCACTTGCAGAGAAGAAAGCCGCTGGGAAAAAGCCAACTGGTTTGGGTGCTCCTCCAAGTGCTCCCTCATCAACTGCTGATGCATACCAGAGGATGCTTTCATCTATTCCAGAGTTTGCTAACTTTGGCAGCCTGTTTAAG TCCTCAGCATCTGTGGAGCTCACTGAACCAGAGACAGAATATGCAGTTAATGTCATTAAACACATTTTTGACAGGCATGTTGTGTTCCAGTACAACTGCACAAACACAATACCAGAGCAATTATTAGAACAT GTTATCGTATTTGTGGATTCTTCAGAGGCAGACGAATTCACAGAGGTGTTCTCCAAGCCTCTCAAGTCTCTTCCTTATGATTCACCTGGACAGATTTTTGTGGCATTTGAGAAGCCCGAGGGAGTGCTAACACTTGGAAAGTTTTCTAATGTTCTGAAATTTATTGTTAAAGAG GTTGACCCAACCACTGGTGAAGCTGACGATGATGGTGTTGAAGATGAATATCAGTTGGAGGATCTGGAGATTGTTTCAGCAGATTACATGTTGAAAGTAGGGGTATCTAATTTCAGGAATGCATGGGAAAGCATGAGCCCTGATTTCGAACGTGTGGATGAGTATGGTCTTGGTCCTAGGGAGAGCTTGGCTGAAGCTGTAAATACCGTCACCAACCTTCTTGGCTTGCAGCCCTGTGAG GGTACCGAGGTTGTTCCACCCAATTCAAGATCACACACATGTTTGTTGTCGGGTGTATTCATAGGTAACATAAAGGTGCTTGTGCGGTTGTCTTTTGGACTTGATGGTCCAAAGGATGTTGCAATGAAATTGTCTGTCAGATCCGAGGATGAAACTGTGAGCGATGCTATTCATGAGATTGTAGCTAGTGGATAA
- the LOC127078450 gene encoding uncharacterized protein LOC127078450: MAYGHDAVLPVEIQVQAVRTQRQYEIRSEDYWSMMTDELVDADEERMLALDSLQRQKEKVARAYNKRVREKVFAVDDLVWRVILPMDRNDRVLGKWSPNLEGPFKVLQAFSNNAYEVEELTPDRRILRVNGKYLKKYRPLLQVVKILAD; this comes from the coding sequence ATGGCTTATGGGCATGACGCAGTATTGCCAGTAGAGATTCAGGTCCAGGCGGTCAGAACCCAAAGGCAGTATGAAATACGTTCTGAAGATTACTGGAGTATGATGACAGATGAATTAGTCGATGCAGATGAAGAAAGAATGCTAGCATTGGACTCCCTACAAAGACAGAAAGAGAAAGTCGCCCGAGCCTACAATAAAAGGGTGAGGGAGAAAGTGTTTGCTGTCGACGATCTGGTTTGGAGGGTGATCCTGCCTATGGAcagaaatgatagagttttgggtAAATGGTCCCCTAATTTGGAGGGACCGTTCAAGGTTTTGCAGGCCTTTTCTAACAACGCCTACGAGGTCGAAGAATTGACACCCGACAGGCGGATTTTAAGAGTGAACGGAAAGTACTTGAAAAaatataggcctctccttcaagtGGTCAAAATTTTGGCAGACTAA